GATCAAAGCTATCTTGTCCACTTCCCCCGGCTTTAATTCTCGATTCTCGACCTTGACGATGTCCTTCTTGTTCTGTTTCTTTGAAATCACGTTCATCGCCACGCTGACGATGTGTCCTTCGCGACCGTCTATTCCTAGAATCTTGAGTACGTCTAGAGCATGACCTTCCAGAATATGATCGATCACTGTACCATTACGGATTTTCTTCACGTAGAGCTCTTTTGGGCCGGTCGCCTTGGACAAAGACCTTGAACCTGTCTGGCAGGCGCTAGGTTTCATTCTTAATTCCTTGCCTGAGATCGGACGCAGATCATGACCGTCGAGTCTCATGAGCTGAGGGTTCAGCTGAGGGTTCAGACCCACATGGAAGGAGAAATTCTTGATATCACAGACAGGATAGGGCCAGATCTGTCGTTGCCATTTCTAGACAAGGAGATGACCATCATCTTTCAGCTTGTCGGTGAGTAGATCAGGGACCCGTACCCCTAGCCTTCCGATGGAGACTTGCAAGAGCTTCCCGTCCTCCTTGCTCTATACAAAATCGAAGATGAAATGGTAGTCGAAAATGTACAGGTCTGCATAAATCATCAGAATGGGAGTTAACCTTGCCAGTAAGTTCATCCAAAAATAAACCTCAGACCCCAAGGTAAGTTTGGTTTTCCAGTGGAAGGCTTGGGGTGGGGGTAGAGATTAGTAGCCAATTACTGGAAGTTGATCATCTTAACATCGAGGGTCTTGAGGTTGACAACGGGAAGTATTCCCGGCTTAGGGATCAACCCCATTCTCTTCTGATAATCAGTCTGGCCCTGCCAAGCGCCGCTGTTCACTATTGTTGTTCCCCGGTAAGTCCCCACACCCGAGACATGAATATGGCCCGAGGTGAAAACGTCCGGGACCCGCTCTAGTACCAGGAAGTCCTCTTGCTCGGGACCTATTGGTGTCGTCTTCCCGTATTCCGGAGAGAGATGGCGAGCTCGCAGTTGATACTCCATCACCTCGACAGGACGTTGATAGTCGAGCCCAGGGACCCCGCTCAGAATATCCATCAAGCTAGTTCCATGGTAGAGTAGAAAGTGTACCCCGTGCAGGCGAACTTCCGCTGGATCGCCCAGTGAGATAATCTTCCTAGAGTCATACACGGGTCCAGCAAAATCCCTCGGAATAGCAGGCTGTGGAAGGGCCTGACGCACGGCATCATGATTGCCTGGGATCAAGACGACCTCCATGTACTCTGGGATCTCGCTGACGAATTTCGCCGCCAACCGGTACTGTTCGTAAATGTCGGGAACGGCGAGATCGACCTCCTGGCGGGGATATACTCCGATACCGTCGACGAGGTCTCCTCCGATCAGAACATACTTCACCCTCTCGGCGACTTCGCGCTGGTTTGGTGTTCCGATCTCCCCGTTCAACCAACTTAGAACCTTGCGGAATTCGTCCTCGAGAAACACTTTGCTTCCCACATGAACATCCGATATCAAGGCGGCATAGATCTCTTCATTGGCGTGGGAGGGTTTTCTATCTGGAATCTCTGGAAGAACGATGCTTTCCGCGATTAGTAGAGGACCTGCGCTCTTGCGGGCTTGAATGAAGATAACTTGGTCTCTGACTATTTTTCTGGCCATCTCGTATACGGTAGAGTTCTGCCGCCCAACGAGAACGGTAGCCTCATCCTCATAGTCGTCAACTGTCAGAAAGATCCTATCGCCTTTCTCCCTCTTGTCAAGGACCATGCAGATGAAGCGGCCTCGCCCATTCGATCCACCTGACAATGCGTCAGAAATGGTCCCGGCGTTTCGTGTGTCCATTCTCTGTCTGAAGAGCAGGCTCATCTTATCGAAACGGTTTCTGAAGTAATGGAGAAAATCATCAAAGGCGCCTGTAGTTCCAAGCTTGCCTGTAGGGTCCGAGACGACTTCTAGTCGAGAGTCAAGATCCTCAGCAAAACGTCGACGGTGCCCTATCCCCGCGTGATCCGTCTCGATGCCCTTACCGGATAGGTCAAGATGCTCGGCTGCCCTTAGGACGAGGTCTCTGTTGATCGACGCGGGTCGTGGTTCTATGGTCCCTGCGACCCGAAGAACTTCTTTGACAAGAGGGTCCAGCTCGCGAGCAGCGCTAACTTCCATGAGGGCCTTGAAGGCGTCGCTTTCCATCTGGAAACCTGCTTCCAGTATGGCACCGATTGCCTTCTTCCTCTCTTCCGACATCGAGCGACCCCTTCTAGACCATCTAACGGTCGATCGCGACTTATCCGGTTATCGCGAACATAGAGTCTACCTTGTGATCGTGAGGTCCGATATGTCCACCGAGACTTCGCACATTCTATTCAAGGCTATGAGTGCGGCGACGAGGTGGTTAACCATCGGACGCGGAGCTTTCGCGATGCTTGCCTCAGCCTCGGCAAGAATCTTCTTGGTCTCTTTGAACCTTGGACTCACGGATGAAGCTAGCTTCAGGTCCCGTGAGAGGACAGACCCGACTGCGTCCTTGTACATTGTATTTACGGAGGCTCCAATCTTCTGGAACAGACTCTGTTGTTCCTGTGGAACAGGAACCTTGTCTTGAGTGTTCTCGGCAACTGTTACCGAGTAGTCGGCGAAGGTTTCGATATAGCTTGCTAGGAGGCGGAAGTCTAGGCAGTCGACTGAGGAGACTTTGATCTTCTCAAGCAGGTATGTGTCTGCGATGGCTGC
This is a stretch of genomic DNA from Candidatus Bathyarchaeia archaeon. It encodes these proteins:
- the pyrI gene encoding aspartate carbamoyltransferase regulatory subunit, producing MKPSACQTGSRSLSKATGPKELYVKKIRNGTVIDHILEGHALDVLKILGIDGREGHIVSVAMNVISKKQNKKDIVKVENRELKPGEVDKIALISPSATISIIRDYEVAEKTRVKLPDSIRGIVRCSNPACVSNAEPVEPKFSVERQDPLRLRCYYCVRIMEKTDVLKQF
- a CDS encoding DNA-directed DNA polymerase II small subunit — translated: MSEERKKAIGAILEAGFQMESDAFKALMEVSAARELDPLVKEVLRVAGTIEPRPASINRDLVLRAAEHLDLSGKGIETDHAGIGHRRRFAEDLDSRLEVVSDPTGKLGTTGAFDDFLHYFRNRFDKMSLLFRQRMDTRNAGTISDALSGGSNGRGRFICMVLDKREKGDRIFLTVDDYEDEATVLVGRQNSTVYEMARKIVRDQVIFIQARKSAGPLLIAESIVLPEIPDRKPSHANEEIYAALISDVHVGSKVFLEDEFRKVLSWLNGEIGTPNQREVAERVKYVLIGGDLVDGIGVYPRQEVDLAVPDIYEQYRLAAKFVSEIPEYMEVVLIPGNHDAVRQALPQPAIPRDFAGPVYDSRKIISLGDPAEVRLHGVHFLLYHGTSLMDILSGVPGLDYQRPVEVMEYQLRARHLSPEYGKTTPIGPEQEDFLVLERVPDVFTSGHIHVSGVGTYRGTTIVNSGAWQGQTDYQKRMGLIPKPGILPVVNLKTLDVKMINFQ